The genome window AGTGGGCGCGCTGCTCACCTACGAAGCATCCAAGGATCTGCCGCTGGCGCCCGCCACGGTCGAAGGCTGGTGTGGCCAGGTTCAGGTCGAAAAGATCGCTGGCAAGAAAGTTACGGTGGTGCCCATTCTGCGTGCCGGGATCGGCATGCTGGACGGCGTGCTGAGTTTGATCCCGGGCGCCAAGGTCAGCGTTGTGGGCGTCGCCCGCAATGAAGAAACGCTGGAAGCCCATACCTATCTGGAACGCCTGGTCGGCGAACTTGATCAGCGTCTGGCCCTGATTGTGGACCCGATGCTGGCGACGGGCGGTTCGATGGTTGCCGCCATCGACCTGCTCAAGCGCGCCGGCTGCAAAGAAATCCGTGCCCTGGTGCTGGTGGCGGCGCCTGTGGGCATTGACGCCGTGCTGGCCAAGCATCCGGACGTGCATATCTATACCGCGTCCATTGATGACGGCCTGAATGAACACGGCTACATCATGCCGGGTCTGGGCGACGCGGGTGACCGCATTTTTGGTACGACTCAGAAGGCCGAGTAATGGCGGCAGGCCTGCGCGGGGATCGGTAATCGCGCAGCGCTAGCCAGCTGTAGGATGGGGCGGCGGGATGCCATTGGCGCAAGCACGCCAACGCCCGCTGCACATAACCCGTCAAGCCGCAATCCGCTCTATCCGGCCATCAATATGCTGGCCAAACCATTGCAGTTTCGGCGCCAGTCCGGCGACCTCGCCCACGATCAGCAGGGCCGGGGACCGGATCGCGTGCTCGCTGGCCAACTGGGGCAATTGTTCCAGCGTGCCGGACAGAACGCGCTGTTCGGGCCGGCTGCCGTTTTCAATCAGCGCGAACGGCGTTTGCGCCGACCGGCCATGATTCAGCAAACGCTGCGTCAATAAGTCCAGCTGGCCGACTCCCATATAGAACGCCAGCGTCTGCTTTTCGCGGGCCAGGGCGGGCCAGTCCAGGTTGTCTTCATCTTCACGGCAATGCGCCGTGATCAGGCGCACGGACTGCGCATGTTCACGATGGGTCAGCGGGATACCCGCATAGGCCGCACAGGCCAGCGCCGCGGTAATGCCGGGCACGACCTCGTAGCGCACTCCATGGGCGCGCATATATTCCAGCTCTTCTCCGCCGCGGCCAAAGATAAAGGCATCGCCGCCTTTTAACCGGACCACGCGGCGGCCGGCTTGCGCGTGCTCGACCAGCAGGGCGTGGATGCGGGCCTGGGTGGCATGATGATTTTCACCGGGCAGTTTGCCAACCGGCACCCGGTCGGCGTCGCGTCGCGCCAAGGAC of Achromobacter seleniivolatilans contains these proteins:
- the upp gene encoding uracil phosphoribosyltransferase; amino-acid sequence: MPVHEIRHPLIRHKLGIMRRADLSTKSFRELSQEVGALLTYEASKDLPLAPATVEGWCGQVQVEKIAGKKVTVVPILRAGIGMLDGVLSLIPGAKVSVVGVARNEETLEAHTYLERLVGELDQRLALIVDPMLATGGSMVAAIDLLKRAGCKEIRALVLVAAPVGIDAVLAKHPDVHIYTASIDDGLNEHGYIMPGLGDAGDRIFGTTQKAE